AGCCAGATCGTCGCGCTCACACAAACAGACCGACAAGCCACGCCCCGCCGCATCCCGGGCGATACCTGCGCCATTGATGCCGCCACCTACCACCAGTAGATCAAACTGCTCAGTCATCATTCGTCCCTTCCATCCGGACAAGTGGCGCCATGGTAGCGTGAGTGAGGACGGACCTGACCGTGAGTACTCACTAGCGACCCATGCTCAGCGTCCGGCAGCAGACAAGCCCCGGCCAGCCTTGATCGGGGAAATTTGGCTGGAATCACACGTAGGGTAGCCGCGGCCTCTATAATTAGGAACCTAATGTCCAGTTCCAGCCGCATGAGCTCATCTGTTCTCCAGACCATCGATCCCGTACGCGACTTTGCCAGCGTGCGTGCGCTAGCCGAAGGCGATATGCAGCGCATCGATGCCCTGATCCGTCAACGGCTGGCCTCGGACGTGGCGCTCATCAATCAGATCGCCGACCACATCATTGCCGGGGGCGGCAAACGCCTGCGCCCCATGCTGCATGCTCTTGCCGCCCGGACCGCCGGCTATGGCGGCGACAAACACCTGAAGCTGGCCGCGGTCATCGAGTTCATCCACACCTCCACGCTGCTGCATGACGACGTGGTGGACGAGTCCGGCCTGCGCCGTGGCCGCAAGACCGCCAATGCGTTATGGGGCAATGCCGCCAGTGTGCTGGTGGGTGACTTCCTCTATTCGCGCTCGTTCCAGCTCATGGTGGAACTGGACGATATGCGCATCATGCGCATCCTGGCCGACACGACCAACACCATCGCCGAAGGCGAGGTGTTGCAGTTGCTCCATATCGGCAATGCCGATGTGGACGAGACCGCCTACCTGGCGGTCATCGAACGCAAGACCGCCGTGCTGTTCGCCGCAGCCACCGAGCTGGGCGGCTTGCTGGGCGGTCTGCCGGAGATCCAGATGGCTGCGCTGCGTCGCTACGGCATGCAGCTTGGCTATGCCTTCCAGATTGCGGATGATCTGCTCGATTATGTAAGCGATGCCAGCACCCTGGGCAAGAACATCGGCGACGATCTAGCCGAAGGCAAGCCCACCCTACCGCTGATCTACGCCATGCAGCGCGTGAGTGCGGACCAGGCGCGCGCGATGCGTCATGCCATCGAGCATGGCGGACTGGATTCACTCGACCCTATTGTTGTTGCGATTCGCGAGTCAGGCGCCATCGAGCGTACGCGTGAATGCGCCATGCAGCATGCGTACGCAGCGCGTGAAGCGCTGGCATCGCTGCCGGTGTCTTCTTACCGTGATGCGTTGGCAACGCTGGCGGATTATTCGGTGCAGCGAATGTTCTGAAGAGCCGCGTCGGTGGGTTACCCCGGACTTGATCCCTGTCTCTTGATCCGGAGGTAACCCTATAGTGTCGGGCGAGATTTAAGGCAGCGCTGCCTTAAGGATTGCCACTAAAGGCTGCCCCCAACCAATCGTGCATCAGGCGATAGCTACGTGCCGCCGCACCTGCGTCGTATTTGCACCATGACGAATCTTCGCCAACTTCCGTAAAGCAGTGTACAGCGTGCCCGATCACAACGAACTCCCATTCGGCGGGGCTGCCACGCATTTCATCCATGAACTTGCCGGCATCCGGCATGGTGCCTTTGTCGTCCGCCCCGTTCATGGCAAGCACACGCGCCTTGATGTTTTTCGCCAGCGCGGGATCGTCGGTGGTCAGGCCACCGTGGAAGGACACGACGGCAGCCACATCCGCGCCACTGCGTGCCAAGTCCAGCACCGCGGTGCCGCCGAAACAGAAACCGATCGCGGCCAGCTTGCTTAGGTCGATGGGCGCGGTACCGGCCTGCGCTTTCAGTTGCGCAAGTGCTTCATTGATGCGCTTGCGCATCAATGTGCGATCGGTATACAGCGATTCGGTGGCCGCCTTGGCCTGGTCGGCGTGTCCAGGTTGCGGTCGGACGGTTTCGCCATACATGTCAGTCAACAGGATCACGTAATTCTTGCCGGCGATCATGTCGGCCTTCTGTACGGCCGCATCGTTCATACCGTACCAGTTCGGCACCATCACCAGGCCCGGCCGTTTGGTGCTGACAGCATCGTCGTAGACCAGCACGCTTTTGAAATGTGTGCCATCCAGCGTCCACTCCACATTGCGATGAACCATCTTCGCGTGTGCAGCAAAACTGAAAACGGCAAGCAAGACAACACAACCCAGTCGAACGAAACGCATGATGTGATTCCTCAAGTTTGGGTTCGATGACATCAAGTGTTGACGCGACCCGGTCAAAGCCCGGCAGCGTGTGCAGCAATCCGCCGCTTCAGCGGCGTCAGGCGATCGAGCATGCGCATGCCGAGTCCACGCGCCACTGTCAACGGCAGCGATTGCCAGGCATAAATGCGAGCCAGCGCGTCGAAACCGTACGCATCGAGCGTATCGGCACTGCGACGGCGACGCGCGTAGCGGCGCAACACGTGAGCGCCAGCGATATCGCGTCCTTCATCTCGCGCAGCAACCAAGGTATCGCGCAATTCGGCCACGTCCCGCAAGCCAAGGTTTACGCCCTGCCCTGCAAGCGGGTGCACGGTATGGGCGGCATCGCCAAGCAAGACAAAGCGATCGGCCTGATAGGTGTTCGCCAGTTGCAACCTCAAGGGAAAGGCCGCCCGCGGCGTGGCGGCCGTGATGCGACCTAACCGGAAATCACTCGCGATGCCAAGTTCGTTGAGGAATGCTGCATCGTCCAACGACTGCACGCGTCGCGCCTCGGCTTCCGGCAACGACCACACCACCGAGCTACGTCCGTCCGCCAACGGCAATAAAGCGAACGGACCGGTTGGCAGGAAGCGTTGCCAGGCGGTCCGCGCATGCTCGCGTTCTGTCGTGACATGCGCCACGATTGCCCGCTGCCCATAATCTCTGCCGCGCGTGGCTATGCTTGCGCGTTCGCGCAGCGGTGAGCTTGCGCCATCGGCCGCGATCAGCACGCACACCGCCAGGCTTTCACCCTCTGCAAGCTCAAGCACCACACGATCGGCGCGAGTCTCGAAGTCCTTCACCGTGACAGGACACAGCCGCTGCACACCAGCCGCTTCCAGCGATTGCCACAGCGTCCATTGCACCAGGTTGTTCTCGACGATGTAACCGAGCAGATCGCGGCCTTCATCCGCCGCATCAAAGTCGATGGCGGCACCATTCTCGGCATCCCACACGTGCATATGCGCATAAGGACAGGCGCGTGCATCACGAATGGACGGCCATACGCCGAGTTCTTCCAGCAGAACGATGGACGATGGCGCCAGACCCACCACGCGCAGATCCACTTCATCTCGTGCATGCCATGCAGAAGGTGGGTGCGCTTCCAGCAACGCGGTGCTGAAACCCGCGCGGCTCAGGGCAAGCGCTGCTGCCGCACCCACCATGCCACCGCCCACGACGGCAACATCCAGCGCTGGTCCTCGACGTTGCGTGGTTGGCACGATTCTCATGGCAGCCGCTCCAGCACGGCGTGCGGTGGCTCGCCACGAAAACCCATGCCTCGCCGCGCCATCGCTTGCTGCAATGGCGGGACGCGGTCATAAGCAAGCAGGGCCAGCGAGCGAAACGGCGCCAGCCAGGGCTGCGGCATGCAGGCGAAGCGCACCAAGTCGTGACTCATCGCCATGGTGCCTTCGCGATCGGGTGCGCGGCGCGCGGCATAGCGATCGAGCAGATCGGACGCACCGGGATCGGCGGCGTCAGCGACTAGCTCGGCCAGTGTCAATGCATCACGCAGGCCGAGGTTGAAACCCTGTGCGCCGATGGGGTGCACGGTTTGCGCCGCGTTGCCGACGAGCACGGCACGCGATGCGACAAGCTTGCATGCAGCAACCCGGCGGATGGCATAAGGGTGACGCTTGCCGGGGCGAGTGAGCCTGCCCAAACGCCAGCCAAAACGCTGCTGCGCAAGCGCGATAAACCCTGCGTCATCCAGCGCCATAACGTCCGCTGCGGTTTTCGATGGCACCGTCAATACCAAGCCACAGCGACGCTCGGCTAACGGCAGCATAGCCATGGGGCCTTCGTCGGAGAAGCGCTCCCAAGCACGATGGGCGGGATCACGTTCCGGTGTAACAGTGCAGACGAACAGGGTTTGCTGGTAATCGTGTACATCCGCGTTGATACCGAGTTGCGCGCGCACGAAGGATTCGGTGCCGTCAGCGCCTACCAGCAAGGCCGCGTCGATGTGCTGTGTGCCCTGTTCCGTCTTGACCTGCGCGCGCCAGCCAGCAGATTGTTTTTCCAGACCGACAAGACTGGCAGGTGCAAACCGCACGAGCCGTTCGCAGGTATCGAGTCTTTTCAGCAGACCCGTGCCGAGTTCGCGTGCGGGCAAGGTCCAGCCCAGCGCATCGACACCATGCCGTGACGCATCCAGCCGAGCGCTGCCGAATTCGCCGGCACGGCTTACATGGATATGGCGTATGGGCGTCGCTTGCGCAGCAACCCACGGCCACACACCAATCGCGGTCAATCCATTCACCGTGGCGCGCGCCAGCGCGAGATTGCGCTCGTCGTAGCTCGGCTGGGCATCCGCGCGCGGGGCGGCCGCTTCGACCAGGGTGACCTGGCAGCCGGCTGCATCCAGCGCAATGGCGAGGCTGGCGCCAACTAGGCCACCGCCGACGATCAGAATGGTGCCGTTGGGAGCAAAGGGAGCAGAGGGATTCATGCGCGAGATCATACGCGTTGGGCGGCATTCTTCGCATATCGGGGACGCGTCGACTGGGCTAAACTTGGCTCCTCATTATTGGTCGCAGGTTTTCAGGGAGTTTCTTATGGTTATGACACAGACCCAGCGCTTTGGCGTTTTTGCCGCGCTAGCCCTGGTGATGGCGGCGACCCGTGTCCACCTGTCGCTGTTTCATCACGATATCTGGGATGCGTCGTGGGGCCTCTTCTTTCTGGCCGGTTTCTGGTTGCATGGCTCGGCCCGCTGGATCTTCCCGCTGCTGATAGCCGAGGCAGTGCTGATCGATGACATCGTGATCACTCACATGGGCATCCGTTTCTGGGACCACTACTGCGTGTCATTGGGCTACTGGTTCCTGATTCCCGCCTACGGGGCTTTATGGATGGGCGGCAGTTGGCTGGCCAAGCGCCAGCGCGGTCTGACGCTTTCCACCCTGGGCATGGCGATCGCCGTGCTGCTCGTGAGCGAAGCGGCGTGCTATGTGATTTCCAACGGCAGCTTCTACTGGCTAAGCCATCACGTGCCGACGCCGAAGAGCTTTGCAGCATGGTTTGCGAATCTGGGCGACTGGTATCTGCCGTTCCTGCAAACCACTGCCGTGTATGCGGGGCTCGGCGCCGTGCTGCATGTACTGGCAGTGCAGATGGCACATGCCTCCCAGCATCACCGTCCAGTACAGCACTGATCGTGGGCAATCGGCTCTCAAAGATTTACACCCGCACGGGTGATGACGGCACGACGGGGCTCGGTGACGGTTCGCGAGTACCTAAGGATTCGCTACGCGTGGAAGCCTACGGTACGGTCGATGAGCTCAACAGCACCATCGGCATGGTGCTCGCCTGCGAAGACGTCGAGGATGCTGTGCGTGAAACGCTGGTCCAGGTGCAGCACGAACTGTTCGATCTGGGCAGCGAGTTGTGCATTCCCGGCATGGCGATGATCGAGGATGCCGACATCACCCGACTGGAAACATCCCTCGACGGTTTCAACGACCCCATGCCACCGCTGAAGGATTTCATCCTGCCAGGTGGCGGCATGGCGTCATCCTGCTGCCATTTGGCGCGCACGGTGTGCCGCCGCGCCGAGCGGCAGGTGATTGCATTGAATCGCGTGGAGGAGATCCGCCCGCAGGCACAACGCTATCTCAATCGCCTGTCGGATTTGCTGTTCGTACTTGGGCGCGTGCTGGCTCGCGCAGGCGGTCATGGTGAGGTGCTCTGGCAACGCGAGCGACGCCGCAAGCCGAAAGCTTAAACCGCATGCTGCAGCTCTACACGCATACTGTCTGCCTTGAGCATGACCCCGGACCGGGGCATGCCGAATCCCCAGCCCGTTTGCGTGCCGTGCTGCAAGCGCTGGACCAGGATCGCTTTGCAATGGTGGATCGCGTGGAAGCGCCACGCGCGACCCGTGAACAGCTCCTGCGCGTGCATACGGCAGCACACATCGACCGCATCCTCGGCATGACGCCTGAATCAGGTACGGTGCGGCTGGATGAAGACACCCTGATGTCCCCCGCTTCGGCGGAAGCCGGACTGCGCGCAGCCGGCGCTGTCGTAGCAGCCATTGATGCAGTGATGAAAGGCCCCGCCTCGCACGCCTTTTGCGCGGTGCGCCCACCCGGGCATCATGCTACGCCCGATACTGCGATGGGCTTTTGCCTGTTCAACAATATTGCCGTCGGCGCCGCCCATGCCATCGCGGTGCATGGCCTCAAGCGCGTGGCGATTGCCGATTTCGACGTGCACCACGGCAATGGCACCCAGGCTATTTTTCAGCACGAGTCGCGGGTGTTGTTCATTTCCAGCCATCAATCCCCGCTCTATCCAGGCACCGGAAGCGAAGATGAGCGCGGCGCAGGAAATATCATCAACGCCCCGCTCTCCCCTGGCGACGGTTCTTACGAATTTCGCGAATGGTGGGATGGTGCGTTGCTGCCGCGATTACATGCGTTCAAGCCGCAACTGGTTTTGGTGTCCGCAGGATTCGACGCTCATTACAACGATCCACTGGCCGACATCCACCTGCAGACCGAGGACTACGCCTGGATCACCGAGCGTCTGGTGGCCTTGGCAAGGGTGCATGCGGATGGTCGCCTGGTATCCACACTGGAAGGCGGTTACGACCTGTCAGCGCTGGCAGCCAGTGTGAGCGCACACGCAGGTGCGCTCTTATCAAGCTAACGTCACTTCTCACTTCATCGGCACAAAATCCAGCGCCAGCGAGTTGATGCAGTAGCGCAGCCCCGTAGGCTTCGGACCGTCCGGAAAAACATGTCCGAGATGCGACTGGCAGGCCGCACATCGCACTTCGGTGCGATGCATACCATGACTGTCATCCTGTACCAGGCTAATCGCCGATCGCGTAACAGGCTGGAAGAAACTGGGCCAGCCAGAGCCGGAATCGTATTTGGTTTCGGACACAAACAAGGGCGCCTTGCAGGCTACGCAGATATACGTCCCCTGTTCCTTGTGTCGGTACCACTTGCCGCTGAAAGCCGGCTCGGTCGCGGAGCAACGGCACACCGCATATTGTTCTGGGCTCAGACGTTTGCGCCATTGCTCGTCTGTCTTGTCAGGTTTGTGCCCGCTCATGCTGAATCATCTCCCGGAACCCGTGCCGACCGAAGGGGCTTTCTGTTAGCTTAACGCCCCTTCGCCGCCGATTGACTGCCCTCCGTGAAGCCTACGCCGCCCTTGCGCTACTTGCCTCCACGCTGCCTGCTGGCAATCGCTGCCGCTGCTGCCTTGATCAGCAGCCAGAACGTCCAGGCCGGAACCCAGAACAAAAAGGCCAAGGCCTCGCTGGACGGCTCCGAAACCGTTTGCCCGCTGGGCACGTTCGTTTGCCCTCCGCGCCCGGACAATTTCGCGCTATGCCGACCGAACGGCCTGCTGGAGTTTTACGACCCCTTCCTGAGCAAGGATTCGTCCCTGCGTGACACGGCCAAGACCTATGTCTGGTCCGACCATGTCGAAAGCCCAGACCAGGTTATCTATCACCTGACTGGCCACGTGAAAACGATCCGTGCCGACCAGGAACTGCACACCGACATCGCCGACTACAACAGCGATACCACCGACTACGACGCGCGTGGCAATGTCCATTATCAGGAAGCCACGCATCTGTTGTCCGCCGACCACATCGTCGGCAACACCAGCAACAGTACCGGGGTCGCCACCGGCAATGTGCGGTTCCAGATACTGGATTCGCACGGCAACGGCACTGCTGTACGCGGCGAGATGCTTGATGCGAACCGTAACCGCTACAGCGTAGCCACGTATTCCACCTGTGACATCGGTCGCCATATCTGGGAAATACGCGCGAAGAAAATCGATACTGATGAAAACACCAACCGTGGCGTTGCTCGCGATGCCACGATGAATGTGTTCGGGCTCCCGCTCTTCTATACGCCGTACATGTCGTTTCCGTTGAGCAACGATCGCGCCAGCGGTTTTCTGTATCCGTACTATGAGCACACCGGTTACGCGGGCTATCAGTTCCGGATTCCGTATTACTTCAACTTAGCCCCCAATTACGACGCGACGCTTACTCCACGCTACTACACCTTGCGCGGCGCGATGTTGTCCGGCCAGGCTCGTTACCTATTCCCCAAGACCAAGGGCGAATTTGATTTCGAATTCCTGCCCAATGATTTGTATAACGACCAGAAAATCACACCGACTTCGATCAATACGCAAGGTCAGCAGCGTTACCTATACAAATTCAGCAACACAACGAACGTTGGGGGGCCATGGGCAGTCGTCACCAGTATCAATCGTGCATCGGATCAAAATTACCTGCACGATTTTGGTGACGACCTTTTCACTATCTCGACAAGCCTGCTGTATTCCAGCATGTACCTGTATGGCTCCGGTAATTGGTGGAGCGCGTCTTTCGGCGGCGATATTTACCAAAATGTGGATCCGGCCGAGCCAAACAGCGTGGAGCCTTACAAACGCCTACCGCGCGCCACATTCAATATGGATATTCCTTTTGCCCGCTGGTACGACGTGGGCTTGACTAGCGAGGCGGTGTCGTTCCACAAGTTCAACATGGTCGAAGGCAGCCGAATCGACCTTAACCCTTACGTCGATGCGGATTTCCAGGGGGCTGCTTGGTTTATCCGCCCGAAACTGGCGTATCGCTATACCGCGTACTCGCTTGATGCCGGCTATCAAAACTACAATGCTTACAGCCCACTCAGTGCCGGTACCGCTTCACCGTTTACGCAAAGCAATCCAAGCCGCTCTCTGCCGATCATCAGCCTGGACCAGGGCCTGATTTTCGAACGTAGTACGTCGATGTTCGATACCCACTACACACAGACATTGGAACCGCGCCTGTATTACCTGTATGTACCGTATCGCAACCAGAACAATCTGCCGCTGTTCGATACCAGCCTGATGGCATTTGATGACTGGATGTTGTTTGCTCCGAATCAGTTCTCGGGCGCCGATCGCCAAATGAATGCAAACAATCTGACGGCCGCCGTCACCTCACGCCTGCTCGACGATGGCGGTGTCGAACGACTGTCTGCCACATTCGGCCAGATTCGCTACTTTACGCCGCAGCTTGTCCAGGTTCCGGGCACCGCAGCCACCCACTGGAGCGGCTCGGATTATGTGGCTGAATTGAGCAGTCAGTTGAACGACCAGTGGACCATGAGCACCGAATATCTCTGGAACCCGAACACTCGCAAGACCGAACTGGGTACGTTCACGGTGCAGCGCCGACTTGGCTTCGATGGCGTTCTCAACTTCTCGTACCGTTTCCGCCAGAACCTGCTGGAACAATACGACATCTCGGCGGTCTACCCGCTTACGGACCGCTGGCGCCTGATCGGCGACTGGACCTACTCGACCATGGACAAACGCACGGTGGAGGCCGTCGCCGGCGTGCAGTACGAGGGTTGCTGCGTGAAGGTCAGCGTCGTAGCCCGTCACTATGTAACGGGCTACGACGGCGTCATCGCCACCCTGCCACCAGGCCAGATCAGGCCCGGCAGCAACACCGCCGTCATGTTCGAGCTGGAATTCAAAGGCATAGGGGCGTTTAGCGGCCAGACGGATAGCGTCCTGCGGCGTGATATCCTTGGCTATCAATAAACGCGCCCAGGCAGTTCGGGCGCCCTCTGAGCGGTGACTGGCCCGGTTGCTTCTCAGGATTATCGTCAATTTCCCTCGCTACCGGCGACAGAAGGCTGTTCACTGATGAAGCAGATTTTTGCGTTATTCCTGCTGACGATCGTCTCGGCGGTGCCGTCGCTGGCCCAGGCCCAACTTTTATCACCACAGGACACCGGCACCGGCCTGCAACCCATCGACCGGATCGTGGCCGTGGTCGAGGACAATGTGATCCTGCAGAGCGAGTTGAACGACGCCGTTGCCACGATCCAGCAGCAATATGCCAGCCAGCCGGGCCAGCTTCCCCCCATCGACGTGCTGCGCCGCCAGGTGCTCGATCGCCTGATCCTCATGAAGCTGCAGCTCCAGCGTGCCGATGACCAGGGCGTGCGCGTCTCCGACTCCGAAGTCGACCAGGCCGTGCAAAACGTAGCAGCCCAGAACAAGATGACCCCGGACCAGCTCCATGCAGCGGTCGAGCAGAACGGCCTCAGCTACGCGGCCTTCCGCCAGCAGCTCCATGACCAACTTGTGGTGCAGAAGCTGCATCAGAATGTCGTGCACGATTCGGTCTCGGTCACCAACAGCGAAATCGACAACCTGCTCAACAGCCCCAGCTACAAGTCCGGTGAAGTACATCTGGCGCATATTCAGATCAGTATTCCCAGTGGCGCTACGGCCGCCGATATCCAAGCCGCCCAGAACAAGGCCGAACAGGCGCTTGCCGCCGTCAAGGGCGGCATGAATTTCAAGGCCGCCGCCATCCGCTTCTCCGACGCCCAGGACGCACTGGATGGTGGGGACCTTGGCTGGCGCCGTCTGGACGAGGTGCCAGCGGCCTTTGTCGATACTGTCGATTCCTTGAAGAACGGCGAAGTCAGCGGCATCCTGCACGGCCCGACCGGCTTCCACATCCTGCAACTCATCGGCACGCGTGCGCCGAGCAAGCAGATGGTTACTGAATACCATGCGCGCCAGATTCTGATCCGCCCAAGCGAGCTGCTCTCGCCGACCCAGGCCCAGCAGAAGGCCGAAGACCTTTACAACCGTATCGTCAACAAACACGAGGACTTCGCCAAGCTGGCGAAGGACAACTCCAACGACGACACCACCGCCAATGCGGGCGGCGACATGAACTGGTTCCAGCAGGGTGACTGGGGCACGTTGATCGGCCAGAAGCTGGACGAGCTCAAGGACGGCGAAGTTTCCCAGCCATTCCAGAGCGAGGCCGGCTGGCACATCGTGCAGCGCCTCGGCGCCCGCAGCACGGACATGACCAAGGAAGTGGCCCGCGACCAGGCCCGCCAGGCCATTGGCAATCGCAAGGCTGATCAGGCCTACGACGATTTCCTACGTCAACTACGTTCCGATGCCTACGTGAAGATCCTCGCACCGGAACTGCAGGAACCCAGCGACGCAAATAACGGCCCCGTCAACAAGGCTTCTCCGTAATGGCATTGCGCCTCGCGAGAAAGCCGTGAACAGCCCTGCATTACCACGGCTCGCCCTGACTGCAGGCGAGCCGGCAGGAGTCGGCCCTGAATTGCTTGTCCGATTGGCCGCCACCTCGTTGGCGGCCAATTTCGTTGCGATCACCGATCGCGACCTGCTTGAGCGCGCCGCGGCACGTTGCGGCATCACCATCCGGCTCATCGACGATGATGGCGAGAGCGCCGACGCACGCCCCCAAGGCAACCTGCGCGTGCGGCATATCCCGCTGGCGGCAGCGGAAACGCCAGGCCGCCCGGACCCGCACAATGCCCAACACGTCCTCGCCACCTTGACCGAGGCCGCACAAGGTTGCGTGGATGGCCGCTACGCTGCCGTGGTCACTGCACCACTACAGAAATCCTCCATCAATGAGGCTGGCATACCCTTCAGCGGCCACACCGAATTCTTCGCTGCACATAGCCATGCCGACGTGGTGATGATGTTGGCCAGCCCGGAACTGCGCGTCGCGCTGGCCACCACGCACCTGCCATTGCAAGCCGTGTCCGCCGCTATCGATGCGGTTTCGCTGGAGCGGACATTGCGCATCGTGCACGACGAACTACGCATAAAGTTCGGTTTCGCTGAACCACATATCGCCGTACTGGGCCTCAATCCGCACGCCGGTGAAAACGGGCACCTCGGACGCGAGGAAATCGACACCATCATCCCGGTACTGGAAGCATTGCGCCAGCAAGGCATGCAGTTGCTTGGCCCCCTGCCCGCCGACACCGCCTTCATTCCGGCGCAGCGCAAACACTACGATGCCGTGCTGGCGATGTATCATGATCAAGCCTTGCCGGTGCTCAAGAGCGAAGCGTTTGACCGCACTGTCAATCTCACCCTGGGACTGCCCTTTATCCGCACCTCGGTCGACCATGGCACGGCGCTCGATCTGGCAGGTAGCGGCAGGGCCGATCCATCCAGCCTGATCGCCGCGGCGCGCATGGCATTGGAACTCGTGGCCCGCAGGCATCAGGCCGCCCAACCCTAATCCCATGAGCGCACGCCCCAAAAAAAGCTTCGGCCAACATTTCCTGCACGAACGACGTTATATCGAGCGCATCGTCAGTGCCATTTCTCCGCGTCCCGACGATTTTCTGGTGGAAATCGGCCCCGGCGAAGGCGCCTTGACGTTCCCATTGCTGGCCGCCGCCGGCAAGCTCACGGCGATTGAACTGGACAACGATCTGATCCCGAACCTGCAAGCCAATGCGGCAGGCGTGGGCGAGCTATCCATAGTGCATGCCGATGTGCTGCAGGTCGACTTTACAGCAATGGCTAAATGTCACGGTGTTTCGCGATTGCGCATTG
The sequence above is a segment of the Dyella sp. M7H15-1 genome. Coding sequences within it:
- the lptD gene encoding LPS assembly protein LptD encodes the protein MKPTPPLRYLPPRCLLAIAAAAALISSQNVQAGTQNKKAKASLDGSETVCPLGTFVCPPRPDNFALCRPNGLLEFYDPFLSKDSSLRDTAKTYVWSDHVESPDQVIYHLTGHVKTIRADQELHTDIADYNSDTTDYDARGNVHYQEATHLLSADHIVGNTSNSTGVATGNVRFQILDSHGNGTAVRGEMLDANRNRYSVATYSTCDIGRHIWEIRAKKIDTDENTNRGVARDATMNVFGLPLFYTPYMSFPLSNDRASGFLYPYYEHTGYAGYQFRIPYYFNLAPNYDATLTPRYYTLRGAMLSGQARYLFPKTKGEFDFEFLPNDLYNDQKITPTSINTQGQQRYLYKFSNTTNVGGPWAVVTSINRASDQNYLHDFGDDLFTISTSLLYSSMYLYGSGNWWSASFGGDIYQNVDPAEPNSVEPYKRLPRATFNMDIPFARWYDVGLTSEAVSFHKFNMVEGSRIDLNPYVDADFQGAAWFIRPKLAYRYTAYSLDAGYQNYNAYSPLSAGTASPFTQSNPSRSLPIISLDQGLIFERSTSMFDTHYTQTLEPRLYYLYVPYRNQNNLPLFDTSLMAFDDWMLFAPNQFSGADRQMNANNLTAAVTSRLLDDGGVERLSATFGQIRYFTPQLVQVPGTAATHWSGSDYVAELSSQLNDQWTMSTEYLWNPNTRKTELGTFTVQRRLGFDGVLNFSYRFRQNLLEQYDISAVYPLTDRWRLIGDWTYSTMDKRTVEAVAGVQYEGCCVKVSVVARHYVTGYDGVIATLPPGQIRPGSNTAVMFELEFKGIGAFSGQTDSVLRRDILGYQ
- a CDS encoding histone deacetylase family protein, with the protein product MLQLYTHTVCLEHDPGPGHAESPARLRAVLQALDQDRFAMVDRVEAPRATREQLLRVHTAAHIDRILGMTPESGTVRLDEDTLMSPASAEAGLRAAGAVVAAIDAVMKGPASHAFCAVRPPGHHATPDTAMGFCLFNNIAVGAAHAIAVHGLKRVAIADFDVHHGNGTQAIFQHESRVLFISSHQSPLYPGTGSEDERGAGNIINAPLSPGDGSYEFREWWDGALLPRLHAFKPQLVLVSAGFDAHYNDPLADIHLQTEDYAWITERLVALARVHADGRLVSTLEGGYDLSALAASVSAHAGALLSS
- a CDS encoding dienelactone hydrolase family protein; amino-acid sequence: MRFVRLGCVVLLAVFSFAAHAKMVHRNVEWTLDGTHFKSVLVYDDAVSTKRPGLVMVPNWYGMNDAAVQKADMIAGKNYVILLTDMYGETVRPQPGHADQAKAATESLYTDRTLMRKRINEALAQLKAQAGTAPIDLSKLAAIGFCFGGTAVLDLARSGADVAAVVSFHGGLTTDDPALAKNIKARVLAMNGADDKGTMPDAGKFMDEMRGSPAEWEFVVIGHAVHCFTEVGEDSSWCKYDAGAAARSYRLMHDWLGAAFSGNP
- the msrB gene encoding peptide-methionine (R)-S-oxide reductase MsrB, which gives rise to MSGHKPDKTDEQWRKRLSPEQYAVCRCSATEPAFSGKWYRHKEQGTYICVACKAPLFVSETKYDSGSGWPSFFQPVTRSAISLVQDDSHGMHRTEVRCAACQSHLGHVFPDGPKPTGLRYCINSLALDFVPMK
- a CDS encoding cob(I)yrinic acid a,c-diamide adenosyltransferase; protein product: MGNRLSKIYTRTGDDGTTGLGDGSRVPKDSLRVEAYGTVDELNSTIGMVLACEDVEDAVRETLVQVQHELFDLGSELCIPGMAMIEDADITRLETSLDGFNDPMPPLKDFILPGGGMASSCCHLARTVCRRAERQVIALNRVEEIRPQAQRYLNRLSDLLFVLGRVLARAGGHGEVLWQRERRRKPKA
- a CDS encoding UbiH/UbiF/VisC/COQ6 family ubiquinone biosynthesis hydroxylase; the protein is MRIVPTTQRRGPALDVAVVGGGMVGAAAALALSRAGFSTALLEAHPPSAWHARDEVDLRVVGLAPSSIVLLEELGVWPSIRDARACPYAHMHVWDAENGAAIDFDAADEGRDLLGYIVENNLVQWTLWQSLEAAGVQRLCPVTVKDFETRADRVVLELAEGESLAVCVLIAADGASSPLRERASIATRGRDYGQRAIVAHVTTEREHARTAWQRFLPTGPFALLPLADGRSSVVWSLPEAEARRVQSLDDAAFLNELGIASDFRLGRITAATPRAAFPLRLQLANTYQADRFVLLGDAAHTVHPLAGQGVNLGLRDVAELRDTLVAARDEGRDIAGAHVLRRYARRRRSADTLDAYGFDALARIYAWQSLPLTVARGLGMRMLDRLTPLKRRIAAHAAGL
- a CDS encoding polyprenyl synthetase family protein, which gives rise to MSSSVLQTIDPVRDFASVRALAEGDMQRIDALIRQRLASDVALINQIADHIIAGGGKRLRPMLHALAARTAGYGGDKHLKLAAVIEFIHTSTLLHDDVVDESGLRRGRKTANALWGNAASVLVGDFLYSRSFQLMVELDDMRIMRILADTTNTIAEGEVLQLLHIGNADVDETAYLAVIERKTAVLFAAATELGGLLGGLPEIQMAALRRYGMQLGYAFQIADDLLDYVSDASTLGKNIGDDLAEGKPTLPLIYAMQRVSADQARAMRHAIEHGGLDSLDPIVVAIRESGAIERTRECAMQHAYAAREALASLPVSSYRDALATLADYSVQRMF
- the ubiH gene encoding 2-octaprenyl-6-methoxyphenyl hydroxylase; the encoded protein is MNPSAPFAPNGTILIVGGGLVGASLAIALDAAGCQVTLVEAAAPRADAQPSYDERNLALARATVNGLTAIGVWPWVAAQATPIRHIHVSRAGEFGSARLDASRHGVDALGWTLPARELGTGLLKRLDTCERLVRFAPASLVGLEKQSAGWRAQVKTEQGTQHIDAALLVGADGTESFVRAQLGINADVHDYQQTLFVCTVTPERDPAHRAWERFSDEGPMAMLPLAERRCGLVLTVPSKTAADVMALDDAGFIALAQQRFGWRLGRLTRPGKRHPYAIRRVAACKLVASRAVLVGNAAQTVHPIGAQGFNLGLRDALTLAELVADAADPGASDLLDRYAARRAPDREGTMAMSHDLVRFACMPQPWLAPFRSLALLAYDRVPPLQQAMARRGMGFRGEPPHAVLERLP